A stretch of the Leptospira stimsonii genome encodes the following:
- a CDS encoding helix-turn-helix domain-containing protein, translated as MKAVKLKEDALAKNLKLFRKKKNWSQTELAKNAGTTLTHINRLETGKSNPSIEIVQKIALALEVSIDDLVSVRDNSKEVKFENQAFYEKIKLLDTFSEEERNAVNVVIDSILTKKKMLNLLKEHGG; from the coding sequence ATGAAAGCCGTGAAATTAAAAGAGGATGCTCTGGCTAAAAACCTAAAGCTATTCAGAAAAAAGAAAAATTGGTCACAAACAGAACTCGCTAAAAACGCAGGAACTACACTTACCCACATCAACAGACTCGAAACCGGTAAATCTAATCCTTCGATTGAAATCGTTCAGAAAATCGCATTAGCTTTAGAAGTTTCGATAGACGACCTCGTTTCTGTAAGAGATAACTCCAAGGAAGTTAAATTCGAAAATCAGGCTTTTTACGAAAAAATCAAACTTCTCGATACATTTTCTGAAGAAGAAAGAAACGCAGTAAACGTTGTCATCGATTCCATTCTTACTAAAAAGAAAATGTTGAATCTTTTAAAAGAACACGGAGGATAA
- a CDS encoding type II toxin-antitoxin system RelE/ParE family toxin, with amino-acid sequence MKTEIVYTDHFSREFKDLAKKHKSIKEDLKKLVLSLEQNPTQGVSLGKDCYKIRLAVSSKGKGKSGGARIITYLFHAKNKLYLLSIFDKSEKETISDKDRETILKLIVP; translated from the coding sequence ATGAAAACTGAAATCGTATATACAGATCATTTCAGTCGAGAATTCAAAGACCTCGCTAAAAAACACAAATCAATCAAAGAGGATTTAAAAAAACTTGTCCTGTCTCTCGAACAAAATCCGACCCAAGGCGTTTCTTTAGGGAAAGATTGTTACAAAATTCGTTTAGCCGTTTCATCCAAAGGAAAAGGCAAATCCGGAGGCGCAAGAATCATTACTTACTTGTTCCACGCTAAAAACAAACTCTACTTGCTTTCCATCTTCGACAAATCCGAAAAAGAAACCATTTCCGACAAAGATCGAGAAACCATTCTCAAACTCATTGTGCCATAA
- a CDS encoding type II toxin-antitoxin system VapC family toxin, which yields MELKFLLDTNVVIAQLANELPKSGADFIDNLVPAISVVSKIELLGWHKASKKDIEQIQTFISQALVLPLEEDVVQETIRLRQIYKIKTPDAIIAATALVHGLTLVSRNVPDFSSIPKLNVIDPWKL from the coding sequence ATGGAACTAAAATTCCTTCTCGATACGAACGTTGTCATAGCTCAACTCGCAAACGAACTGCCAAAATCAGGAGCCGATTTCATCGACAATCTGGTTCCGGCAATCTCTGTCGTCTCCAAAATCGAACTCTTAGGCTGGCACAAGGCTTCCAAAAAAGACATCGAACAAATTCAAACATTCATCTCTCAGGCTCTCGTTTTACCTCTCGAAGAAGATGTTGTGCAAGAAACCATTCGTCTCAGGCAAATCTACAAAATCAAAACTCCAGACGCAATCATCGCGGCCACCGCCCTCGTTCACGGCTTGACTCTCGTCTCAAGAAACGTTCCGGACTTCTCTTCCATCCCCAAGCTAAACGTCATCGATCCTTGGAAGCTCTAA